Part of the Undibacter mobilis genome is shown below.
AGATGGCCGGCGATTTCGCCGGCCGCGCCAGTCGGCAAATGGCGGAAAGTGAGCGCGCCGATCGTCACGGTATGCCTGAATTCGCCGCCAATGCCATCGGCTGGCTCCGGATCATGATTGCCGGTGATCCACACCCAGTCGCGCCCGCGCTGCAGCGCGACGATGCTGTTCCGATCGTCGACAGCAAGACGAGACGGGCCTCCGCCGTCGTGAAAGCTGTCGCCGAGCGCGATGACCATGCGCGGCGCATAATGCGCAACCAGCTTCGTCAGGCGCGCCAGCGTCGCGGCGGTATCGTAAGGCGGCAGCAGCATGCCGCGCCGCGCAAAGCTCGAGCCCTTCTCCAGATGCAGATCGCTGACAACGAGCACGCCGTGCTCGGGCCAGTACACTGCGCCGCAGGGGTCGGCGAGGAGGGCGATCGAAGAAATAACAACGGTGTCATTCCGGATGCCGCGCAGCGGCGATCCGGAATCCAGCGGCAACGCGTTGCCTTGTGTCTGGATTCCGGGTTCGCGCGCCTTAAGCGCGTTTACGCGCGTCTTTGACGCGCTATGGCGCGCGCTCCGGAATGACGATAGATCACTCAATTCATCGCCTCTTTAATCAACTCATCCGCGGCTTCCGCCAGAAGCGTGTCCGCAGCCTCGCCATAGACCGTTTCGCGGCCGATCTCCAGCATCACCGGAACCGCCAGCGGCGAGACGTGGTCGAGCCGTTTATGGATGATTCGACCCTGCACGCGCGACAGCATTTCCGACAGCCGCTTGATGTCGAGCAGCCCGGTCGCGGCATCGGCCCGCGCTGCACGCAGCAGAATGTGATCGGCCTGATGCTTGCGCAAGACATCGTACACGAGATCGGTCGATATCGTGAGCTGGCGTCGGGTTTTCTCCTCACCGGGGAAACGGCGCTCGATCAGACCGGCGATAATGGCGCAGGTGCGGAAAGTGCGCTTCATCAAGGCCGA
Proteins encoded:
- the pdeM gene encoding ligase-associated DNA damage response endonuclease PdeM; amino-acid sequence: MDSGSPLRGIRNDTVVISSIALLADPCGAVYWPEHGVLVVSDLHLEKGSSFARRGMLLPPYDTAATLARLTKLVAHYAPRMVIALGDSFHDGGGPSRLAVDDRNSIVALQRGRDWVWITGNHDPEPADGIGGEFRHTVTIGALTFRHLPTGAAGEIAGHLHPVAKISQRGRSVRRRCFVADQTRMVMPAFGEYTGGLNIRDAAFADLFGTLAFTAHMLGPDRLYAFAAKRCLGD